In Capsicum annuum cultivar UCD-10X-F1 chromosome 8, UCD10Xv1.1, whole genome shotgun sequence, the genomic window gaattgaagaaggagtctcacttgaagtaaaactctatgcaatgagagttttgattagaggaggagtttgaaataaagaatgactctttggagagttatgcttaaatagaagatgcagcaGTCAGAATAATTCATGCACTTAAAAAacagaaaagcacaatcgacagattgactttacgaagtgctactcaatcactgaagaaacacgttgaagaacctggtcctcgGTACAGAATCCGGCTAAGAtttttagcgttgatttttagagttgttcattgtgtttgaactattgatgtaatattagtctcagtgtgttataaactgaactaggagctagtcttcgagttggaaaaactcagagactttgggaacacataccttgggaggtgtgtgagtttataattcctaattgttgagttatagggattagagtttataattcctatttgttggttacaagagttttgtaatcagtcgttgttgaggctcagagttatttactaaagttggggttaaatcctgtagaggttcaggtcgtggttttttacaccttttgagccgggtgttttccacgtaaaaatccactgtgttctttactttctgttttactgcttccgtggaacacgtcaggcaacccgcTCCATCAATAGGCaacagttaggcgaaaataagataatcagtaggtcACGAATTCTTAACAGCGATGCCATGGCAAAATAACCAACAAAATAGTGACGTTTGGCATTAAATTTAAAAgtagtttaaaatatttcttaactagttaaattataattgaaaagtaattataactttaaaaaaaaaaaaaaaaaaaaaacagcccaTAAACACCCCCTTCTTCATCTTGTACTAAAAAAACACTGGCTCAAACTTATTCGCTCAATCCTACTACTGGTGATGCAATTGTTGGATACAATGTCACTATTGTCACATATGTTTGATTTCTACTTCACAGCCATTGTGTTGGAATTCTGTGTGCAAAAGCGTGTATACAATATGTCTAAAATTTAAATCCCCAATCATATGTTATGGGATTAATCCTGTGAGGGATTGTATTCAGATAATATCATTATTACTGTTATGGAAAGACCCGAGTTTTATGGTAATAAGGTAAATGTCCAAAAAATATCTCTTGGTAATTAGATTGTATGTCCAATGActgaattttaattaatttccttTTGTTTAATGACTCAAGAAAGAATAAGGCACAGGATCTAGTTAGTCCATGTAAAGGTTACCATACCACCTTACATTGAAAAGTTCCATATAAGAAATGGACAGTTGCCGCATGCCCCCGGCTTACATACTCATACCATGATCAAAAGTAAAATTTTTGGCACTAAATAATGATTTTCAAGATCAAAGAATCTTCTGATTTAAGTGATTCTCCCCCTCCCCCCCTGCCTGCCCCATTAACAATTTAAGCGTATATATACTGCCCTAAGTATCCCACAAttagcttatatatatatatatatatatatttttaatggtTCGACCTTGACTTAATTTAAGAAATCTTTTCCATCTAACACATAGGAATCAATAAAAGTGCAAATTCCTTATTTTTTGCTAGAgaaaaacaaattaaatcatcaaatatTTAGAGCATGAAGTGCAATGAGATCCATTTTTAGGGGATTCGCTGCATCTTCTTGGCTAATTTTAGCGCCATGATCTTTTATTTCTTATACGTGTTACTTACATTTAGGGACTTATCACTTTGTCTTTTTGGATGTTATTGTAATGATACTTGCCATGCATTCTCGATCGAAGAAGCTAGCATTGGAGATGATGCTTAGCTTGCTTTTACCAAAAACCAGCTTACATCAAGGCAAGTCGTGAAGTTTTACCTAGGAGAAATTTCACGGCTTATAAATTCCGTTCTTAAAAGTGTCATTGAGGTAATTATATTAAACTCTATGGCAACTGGTGCAGCAGCTAAATTCATTCCACCTGGTGGTTATAATCAATTGCTTAAAGTAGATGGCGTTAAGGGCAAGAGAATTGGAATAGTGAGGGAGCCCTTCTTCAACTTCACTAATAATCATGCCCTGGCTCATACTTTTGAGAAACATCTCCAAGCACTCAGGTAACTCAGTTGGTGCTGAAGATATCATATTTTGTTAAAATTGTTCGTTTATCTCATCTAAAAGTTTAACCGTTTGAGAATTGAGATAGTACACTTAATCTTTCAAGTTTTGGTGAAGATATAACGGGTGGCAGTGAGACTTGAATTCGGGATCTCTGCCTATTTTTAATATCATGTTGAAGTGTGTTTGCCATTTTATTTTAACCTTATAAATGAGATAATTGTACATCTCGACAATTTCCTGCTCTCCTCAAATGCAGGCAACAAGGTGCAGTCCTGGTAGATAATGTGAATAGCAAATCTTGATATAATTTTAGACTTTAATCTGAGTGGTGAAGCAATTGCAGTGTTGGCTGAATTCAAGATAGCCTTAAATGTTTATCTAAAAGAGCTCGTCGATTCCCCAATTCGGTCTTTAATTAGAAGATGTAATAATCTTCAATCGAAAAAATCCTGAACTGGTACGTCATGGGTTAATTTCACTGGTGGTCATTCAACTTATGTAAGTGTCAATTTCACAAAAGTCACTCAGCTTCTATTTGTCATTTCAGGAGATGCTAAAGGAATTTGGTCAAGATATATTTTTAGCAGCTGAAGCAACAAATGGAATTGGGGAAACTGAATTGAATGctttgaggaatttatcaagattaacaagaaaaatataagttGGATGCATTGGTGACTGGTGGATCTAGTGTTGCTGCAGTTCTTACAATTGGTGGATTTCCAGCAATTAGTGTGCCTGCTGCATATGACAAAGGGGTGCCTATTGGCATTTGTTTTAGCGGGTTGAAAGGCTCAGAGCTTAAATTGATTGAAATTGACTATGGATTTGAGCAAGCAACACTAATTAGAAACCCTCCCTACATTTTTGCCCTAAGAATGTACAATTAGAAAAATATATGTgtttcttttgtttctcttcaggTATTTCTTATTTGAATTTACCGAACCGATTGATTCAAGTTTGTGTCATGCATGTTTGGACTATTAAATGGGAAAGAGCTACTTGCTaagagtttttaaaaattcaaactcgTGAATATTTATGGTTAATTAAGCGCATGGATTGGCtaattttgttttcaaaaaatttcgTCTTGCTTTCCAAACCAACAACCACCTTCTCTAAGTTCAAACCAAGAACTTGCTCCAAATTAAAATCAACAAGAACCTAAAGGAGGGTGACATTTGGGAGCTCACTACTGAAAGAACGTTAAAAATCGACGGACTCTCAAAATATTGTCAAAATTCATACCTACATGGGATTCTCGTGGTTGGTGTAATGTTAACGGCAGTTAATTTTGGATGCTTTTATTGACATCACAATATAATTAGCAAGTAAAATTGTTTAACTCAACACAGATGACACTTACCAACTCTTCCTCATATTTTCAGCCAAGACGACATCGGTCTCAGCTGAATCGGATCTAATATTTAAAGTTCATGGGTTCCTACAGTGATctcaaattaatattatatatataatagttgaTTGAATTCACAATTAAATAGTTATCAACATTTAAAGAGTTTTtttattatacatatatgtataagcAAAAGCTACTACATTTGAAATGGCGTTAAAGATCCTATAGATGTCTCTCGTGTAAGTTGGAGGAAATAACCTATCTTCCACTCTTTCCTAGTATATACTGATGGATACTTGGATCATATATAGttaaaaaataactttgaaaaggtagagtaaaaaaatattttttgtcatatttgTTGTGATGCAAATATTGCACCACTTGAGGTTCTAGAAGTACTGCAGATTATATACTAAActatcaattttatgaaaattctatgtttttttcttttctaaggAGTTCAACATAGCTTCTATGAGGCGCCAGATTAGTTGGCAGTGCAGCCTGCTTGACTTGTTTGCATGCAAAAGAGTAATTATAACTAATCTTCACAACTCTGCAGACATAAACATACCATGatcaaaagtaaaattttggcactaaattaatattgattttcaAGATCAAAGAACCTTCTGATTTTAGTGATTCTCTCCCTCCCCCCTGCCTGCCCCATTAGCAATTTAAGCACATATACTGCCCTAAGTATCACACAATATGCTTCTATATAGATTTATTATTAATGGTTCGACCTTAACTTCATTAAAGAATTCTTTTTCATCTAACAGTAGGAATCAATAAAAGTGCAAATTCCTTATTTTTGCTAGAGAAAGataaattaaatcatcaaatatTTAGAGCGTGAAGTGTAATGAGATCCATTTAGGGGATTCACTGCATCTTCTTGGCTAATGTTAGCGTCCTAGAAAAAAACAGAAAAAGCGATCACGGATGATGGttggttttttcatttttttttttataaaataataaaaaatcgaTCATATGTGgtggattttatattttaaaattgccaactaattatttcaaaatataaacatatattatgTGTCTTTTATTTCCTTCCAAAAACCAACtatttgtggtcgatttttgactaaagaaaataaagcacCACTGTTTACGAACCACAGCTTGTGGTCAGTTTTGTGGTCGCCAAAGCAGAAAACCCGATCACATGTGATCGTTTTTTATGCTCACTTTTTCTGTCTTTTCTATAGTACTCATGAACTTTTATTTCCTATTCGTCTTACTTACACTTACGGACGTATCACTTTTTGGATGTTCGTATATTGATACTTGCCATGCATTCTCGATTAAAGAAGCTAGCATTAGAGGTACAGCTTGCTTTTACCAAAAATCAGCTCACATCGAGGCAAGTCGTGAAGTTTTACCTAGGAAAAATTTCACGGCTTATAAACCTCACTTTTAAAAGTATCATTAAGGTAATTATATTAAACTTCCTGattatttcatctaaaaatttaaatttttaaacaaaaCATATTTTATCTActtaattatatcaaaatccatatACCTACGTGGGATTCTCGTGGCCAGTTGGCGTGTCATTTCATTGGCTGTTAATTTTGGATGCTTTTTATTGACATCCACAGTAGGCATTTAGAAGTTAATTGATGAACTAAGCACAGACACCAACTCGTCGTCATGTTTTCAGACAAGACATCAGTCTCAGCTGATGCAGATCTAACATTTGAAATTTATTAGTTTATAcggcaaaaaaaaaataatatataatacagTAATTAATTAGATTCACATTCAAATATTTATCATACTTACTTgagttttattattttacataCATGAAATAAGCAAAAGCTACTAATTTCCTATAAAACCACAGGACAGTCTACATCCACCATTCATCACATACAGAATTAATGAAAATGACAAGGAATTAAATAGTACCAAATATTATTGGTCCAAGTTGTCCGAGTATGAGGAAATgatttaacataattatttacaCTGTTAAATAACGAAAAAGATCTTATAAATACCTCGTGTAAGTTGGAGGAAAAAACCTTTCACCTATTTCCTAGTATATACTTGACGGATGCTTGGATCATATATGGTTAAAGTTAACTTTTCAAAGTTAAGTAGAAAAAcatttttgttatatttgttgATGCAAATATTGCACCTCTTATGTGCAACAACGTATATACAACATATTGTATTGAATTAATCTCATATTAACTACTCTATTTGCTTACTCAAAGTTTTCGATACTCACCTTTCTGTTTCTAATAGATATTACTTAGCTAATATTTCATTGTTATTAATTACCATAGAAAGACCTGAGCTTCATAATAAGATAAATGTCGAAAAAACGCTTCTGAGTAATATTGGACTCCACACATTTCACACTAAAGCTCCATTAATGACAAGAGAAATACAAGAAAATtaagttacaaaaatataaatgaaccaaaagaaaaaagaaggataaCATTGAACaatttatgatgatatatatagattatagaggTACATTTGGACCTTTTCTAGAAAGAAGTGCAATGTTATATGTAAGGTGAAGTTGTACTCCCTCACTTTATTTTTACTtgctcatttttctattttgggttattcaataatatttattcactttataaaattaatgaataatttattcatttttatccattttactCTTGACATTAAATacaatatattttcaaaacaaaaaaattgttatattcataaaataatatagtaaaattactcatttatttattatttcttaaaatatgtATCACGTCAAAAGTGAACAATTATTTAAACAAAGGGAGTAGTTTAATGTTAACAACTCGATGCTACATATTACACGTGTAGGGTTCAAAATTTGATTAATTGGAACAATGAAGTAAGCATTTGGCTAACTCATTcaactaatgaaaataatatatcgCTGAGATTGTTCTAAGCACATTCATCCACTAAATATGTAAGGGTGTTTAGAGCTGAATTTGAGTTGTGTTAAAATGTATTAATTGATCCGTTTAAAAGGTTGGGCTAAAATGGATTATAAAGCAATACATGTATGACTCAATCTGCTCATAAGTTCTTACTaagttttaatttgtttgatcCTTTTTACTACTTGGTAATTTATTTAGTACTTAAtaaagttttcttttttaattatggCTATATACAATGAAAATAATGTCttttataaaaatagaaaaagtttcTCATAAGTTAATTTAAACTAATTTTTAGATAGGCTGAATAAGACAAGTCAAAAATGAATTAAGCGAACAAGCCACCCCGCACTTGAGTGAGTTGGGCGGATCATTTTTTATTCGCTAACTTTGCCATCCCCTTAATTTATGAACCTACGTCTGAACTTGGAACTCTGAAATCCTTTTTGTCAATTCCTCAACTACATGAGATTCTTGTGGTTGGTGTGTCATTTCAATTACTGTTGATTTTGATACTTTTGTTGACATCCACACAGAATATATAGTTAAGGGTAGGGGTGgatatattttggtttaaatcaaaaaattaaattgaaattcaattttgatttcatttttttgtttttttggatcGAATTCGATTTgtagtttcaaaattttaatttttcggttcgatttttggttttaaaaaaatcagttaaatcaaaaaatagaaattttataaataaataaataatatatatattttattatatatatataatatatatataatataatattatattatatatatctatataatatttagtaattcacattcacaattaacatttaacagcaaattTGCATACGTCACAGactgtttatggattgttttagtgactcaaatattttatggactattttggtgactttggactgttttatggactattttggtgactttggactgttttaCGGACTATTTATGCAagattatattatatgtaatgatttatgacgttatgtattatgctaagcttatgattatttcatttcgtttcatccatgttgagttatttatagttatttatatttgggaatgaaaaacagttttgaaaaaaatatattttctaaaaaaaagcatcaattttaaatgcttaGTTATGAAAAAGAaagctaactactttaatatttcaaaccgaaataaaaatccgaaataaccaaaccaaatttgTAAAAACCGAAACAAGCcgaatttattttgatttgattacgGATATCACTTTTTTCAatccaaaaatcgataaatcaaaccgatattaaacaatcaaacCGACCACCGAACACCCACCCCTAGTTAATGGGCAAGTAAAATTACTGAACTAAGATAGACAATTGCCAACTCGTCTACGTCATAAGACATCCTGACGCCACATATAGTGAAGGGGAGCAGTCTAACACtccaacaaaaaatatattatgcatatagaaaattatataaaatatataaattcaaaaattattactcatatatatattaaattttgatcTTGATAAAATTTCTGATTTCGTCACTATCAGCCTCAACATCCATCATAAATATAGATGTAAAAATGACAAGGAAATagtacaaaaaaaagaaaataacgaGTAAGATAAAAATTTCACGAAACATATATAACCATTAATCATTTAAATAGACAACAACTACCAAAATGAGTCTTAAGGAAATAACATATtcacctattttattttatcccaCCTGCTCCTAGTATCCCCCCGcaaccccccacccccccccccccccccccccgcacaCACACACCTACTCCTGCTAATTGCTATACTTAACTGTTGACAGAGACTTGGCGCATGGTTAAAACTTTGAAATTaggaatagaaaaatatttttgtcgtATTATTTGTGATGGCAACTTGAAGGAGAATAAgatattcaaaatcaaataattatatgAGGGATTGTTTGGTGTGAGACATAAGTTATAATGATTATGAGGTAAAATgtagaattattttattcatgtttgGTTTGAGGTATTATATAGTCAAGGAATTATTTATCCCACCTTTTATGCTTTAGTGATTAGATAAATTACCTCATATATATGatgaaataactaatttcaaGATAACTTGTTCCAACCAAACGGAATGCTCTCTCCGATTCTGTGCTACTTCTCTAGTTTTCTACCATATAAAATAGGTAAAAGCATTTTTACCAATAATAATGCAAAATTTACTTTGACTGTAACTGAAAATTTGTTCACCTAACCAATTTTGATTTCGTAcaactttgaattattttttcctaaCGCAACCAATGCACAACAAGTTTCCTGAATTGACTTTATGCTCCTAAGTCCTAACATGACACCACACTCAATTACTTAAAAATTCTACgtgctttttatttttctctctcaagaaTTCAACAAAAACTTTTACTAATTTTTATGTGGGGCTAGCTCGGTTGGTTAGTTATGTAGCTTGGTTGATTTGTTTACATGCCAACGAGTTATTTATAGCTAATCTACTCAACAACTCTGTTTATAAAAAGCACcaaaccctcaacatatctttatttgattttggtattgCAAAAGCCAACAAGTGCTTAGTAGATTGATAGCTCATTTCGGTATATtgctctctcttttttttttctttgccttCCCCTTATTAGtgattccttcttcttctttcctATGCACTACAGTACACGCGAGATCATGGGAAGAGTTGTTGTCCTTGTCATATTAATGTTGGTGACGACACCAGCATGGGTGGCTCAAGGGCAAGACCAAGAGTCGTGGGCCAAGAGAGTTGACACGGGCAAAGAAGTGGTAACTACTCTTCAATTCTACTTCCACGACAAACTTAGTGGATCAAACCCAAGTGCAATCCAGATCGCACAAGCTAATGGAACCAACAATTCGGGTTCCTTATTTGGGTCTTTGTTCATGATTGATGATCCACTTACTATAGGACCTGACCCAACTTCAAAGCAAGTAGGTCGAGCCCGTGGAATGTATGGGTCAGCTGGTCAAACTGATTTAGGCCTTATCATGGTCATTAGCTATGGGTTCACAGATGGTATCTACCAAGGGAGTTCATTTAGCCTATTGAGCTTGAACCCGGCATTGAACCCGGTTCGTGAGATGGCTATCGTTGGTGGGACCGGTCTTTTCCGGTTGGCCCGAGGTTATGCTATTGCTCAAACTTATTCGATCAAAGCTAATGGTGATGCAATTGTTGGCTACAATGTTACAATTGTCACATatgtttgatttcttcttttctttttagttttcggtattcacctttttatttctcttatatttctttaGGTATTGTGCTTTAATGGAGATATTATTCAGGCAATTTTATTACATTTGTCATATAAAGATCTTGAGTTCCATAATAAGGCAAATATTAGAAAAAGATAACATGTCGAGAAGGATGGAATCATCGTGTTGCTTTCAACGTTAGTTTTTGCAAGTACAACTACCAATTTAATTAATGTCGAATGTGTGTGCAGAATGATGATGCTAGAACCAATAATTTCTTAATATGAATAATTTCTTAGTTGGGTCTGGTGATCAGCTACTTGTTGACTTTTTGTGTTAATAGAATGAAGAAGAACGAATTTcttgtaaaagaataaaaataactttaCCTAGTCAAAATCAAAATAACAGCATCGTCCATTTatcttttatgaatttcaatAAGATCATTTAAAGAAAAATACAGGTTGAGCAAGCTtcatttctatttaaaaaaaattcaactgtCATTCAATATTTATGGATgtaactttttaaaaattcttgGCATTGGACCCattatgtttcaaatattttggattcaggtctattatttgttgcaatttaaataaatttttacacaaatttATACTTTTAATGAAAATTATGAGTTCAATTGAACACGTACCAATAGTGGTACATTCAACCTGCTGTTTCATCCatactaatcaatatatatatatatatatatatatatatatatataaaggagaatgtTAACCAATTCTATGTGGC contains:
- the LOC107840537 gene encoding dirigent protein 23 — its product is MGRVVVLVILMLVTTPAWVAQGQDQESWAKRVDTGKEVVTTLQFYFHDKLSGSNPSAIQIAQANGTNNSGSLFGSLFMIDDPLTIGPDPTSKQVGRARGMYGSAGQTDLGLIMVISYGFTDGIYQGSSFSLLSLNPALNPVREMAIVGGTGLFRLARGYAIAQTYSIKANGDAIVGYNVTIVTYV